The Thermostichus vulcanus str. 'Rupite' genome has a segment encoding these proteins:
- the hpxZ gene encoding oxalurate catabolism protein HpxZ, which produces MTVVNRPEVVAELTALYQQYETALTCNDVPTLTRLFWDGPQVVRFGVGENLYGGEEIEAFRKQRPAMNLAREMLRLEVVTFGEDCGSVTLEFRRPVNGIPRLGRQSQMWYKFPDIGWKIVSAHVSFLPEGS; this is translated from the coding sequence ATGACTGTGGTGAATCGTCCCGAGGTGGTGGCAGAGTTAACGGCCCTCTATCAACAGTACGAAACGGCCCTTACCTGCAATGATGTACCCACCCTGACCCGTCTATTTTGGGATGGGCCGCAGGTGGTGCGGTTTGGAGTCGGAGAAAACCTCTACGGGGGGGAAGAAATCGAGGCTTTTCGCAAACAACGCCCCGCCATGAACTTGGCCCGTGAGATGCTGCGGCTGGAGGTGGTCACCTTTGGAGAAGACTGTGGTTCGGTCACCCTAGAGTTTCGCCGCCCCGTGAACGGGATCCCGCGTTTGGGCCGCCAAAGCCAGATGTGGTACAAATTTCCCGATATTGGCTGGAAGATCGTTTCTGCCCATGTTTCTTTTTTGCCGGAGGGATCCTAG
- a CDS encoding DUF2283 domain-containing protein, which yields MQIKYFEATDTLFYIVFNQNSPIETRDLDENTLLDFDQEGQLCSMTLEHAKERAGIPEIDYQTLRG from the coding sequence ATGCAAATCAAGTACTTTGAAGCTACCGACACTCTCTTCTATATTGTTTTCAATCAAAACTCTCCGATCGAGACTCGTGACTTAGATGAGAACACTCTGTTGGATTTCGATCAAGAAGGTCAGCTTTGCAGCATGACCCTGGAACATGCCAAAGAACGGGCAGGGATCCCTGAGATTGACTACCAAACTCTGAGAGGATAG
- a CDS encoding pentapeptide repeat-containing protein, whose protein sequence is MTMTAYRVEDVVRHYASGRRDFQEIELQYTDLRGIHLAGADLSYADFSGANLTRANLRGCDLSFADFSGANLSGADLRGCLLFGSNFQGAVLADALLDQSDFDTYTHFPKEFDPRAHRMHNTSM, encoded by the coding sequence ATGACCATGACTGCCTATCGTGTTGAAGATGTTGTCCGTCACTATGCATCCGGACGACGAGATTTTCAGGAGATTGAACTGCAATACACTGATCTACGCGGGATCCACTTGGCGGGAGCTGATCTGAGCTATGCCGACTTCAGCGGGGCCAACCTAACGAGGGCCAATTTGCGCGGGTGTGATCTCAGTTTTGCGGATTTTAGTGGCGCTAACCTATCAGGAGCTGACTTGCGAGGATGTCTACTCTTTGGCAGCAATTTCCAGGGAGCGGTCTTAGCAGACGCTTTGCTGGATCAGTCAGATTTCGACACCTATACCCACTTTCCCAAAGAGTTTGATCCCAGAGCTCATCGCATGCACAACACATCTATGTAA
- a CDS encoding CGLD27 family protein, with amino-acid sequence MVEPSHPIPVEQQPLQQYEELREAFPFCWPVLEWIPYLKRILGVWGGVLILISPIVWSSFAGDWGHFASGSLLGANALLSLVLMHLYLGWAYIRRRLVQVRIPYEESGWYDGAMYVKSEEEVAQHRLVVSYQIDPVLRRVRRSFWGVLGLSGLVALCWPLW; translated from the coding sequence ATGGTGGAGCCTTCCCATCCCATTCCTGTGGAGCAGCAGCCGCTACAACAGTACGAAGAGTTGCGGGAAGCTTTTCCCTTTTGCTGGCCGGTGTTGGAATGGATCCCCTATCTCAAACGGATCTTGGGGGTTTGGGGAGGGGTGTTAATCTTGATTTCCCCCATAGTTTGGAGCAGCTTTGCCGGAGATTGGGGCCATTTTGCTTCGGGATCCCTGTTGGGGGCCAATGCCCTGCTGAGTTTGGTGCTGATGCATCTGTATTTGGGGTGGGCCTACATTCGGCGACGCTTGGTGCAGGTGCGGATCCCCTACGAAGAAAGCGGCTGGTACGACGGGGCGATGTATGTCAAATCTGAAGAAGAAGTGGCTCAGCATCGGTTGGTCGTTAGTTATCAGATCGACCCTGTTTTGCGGCGAGTGCGGCGAAGCTTCTGGGGGGTGCTGGGGCTGAGTGGGTTGGTGGCCTTGTGTTGGCCGCTTTGGTAA
- a CDS encoding adenylate/guanylate cyclase domain-containing protein, whose protein sequence is MSQSATTAAPYVLLKEPDGSQRKHILAGATAWTLGRDEDNAIVLTDPSVSRQHALLQYLDDNSIYLIDLGSRNGSFVNNRRVSIPTLLQDGDHLTLGQSEIEFRSGSLASPEPSPSVGPKQSDTLVLQTRWLISVAVVDVRGYGQLTQQLDERLLSQVMGDWFRRGGDIIQQHGGTVDKYIGDAIMAVWFHAPQANTAPFGAGQLEVNPDVKSVLRALVKLFQMTEQLNHEFPLPSPIRLGAGVNTGSAIVRQVGNNTRQEYTALGDTVNLAFRIESSTRALNADLAISQDSYACLVKQLGQPASCFLQQAVELKGYAEHHQVYHCDVGSLQALLGA, encoded by the coding sequence ATGAGCCAATCTGCCACCACTGCTGCTCCTTATGTGCTTTTGAAAGAGCCCGATGGCAGCCAGAGGAAGCATATTTTGGCTGGAGCTACGGCTTGGACGTTGGGCCGCGATGAAGACAATGCCATTGTACTGACGGATCCCAGCGTTTCCCGCCAACATGCTCTGCTGCAATACCTAGATGACAACAGCATTTATCTGATTGATCTGGGCAGCCGTAACGGATCGTTTGTCAACAATCGCCGGGTCAGCATTCCCACCCTCCTGCAAGATGGGGATCACCTCACCCTGGGGCAATCGGAGATCGAGTTTCGCAGCGGATCCCTGGCCAGTCCAGAGCCTAGCCCCTCGGTGGGACCCAAACAGTCCGACACCCTAGTTTTACAAACCCGCTGGCTGATCTCGGTGGCGGTGGTGGATGTGCGGGGATATGGACAATTGACCCAACAACTGGACGAACGCCTGCTTTCCCAGGTGATGGGGGATTGGTTCCGGCGCGGCGGCGATATCATTCAGCAGCATGGCGGCACCGTCGATAAGTACATCGGCGATGCGATTATGGCGGTTTGGTTTCATGCACCTCAGGCCAATACCGCTCCATTTGGGGCGGGACAGCTGGAGGTGAACCCGGATGTGAAGTCGGTGCTGCGGGCCTTGGTCAAGCTTTTTCAGATGACCGAGCAACTGAACCACGAATTTCCGCTCCCTTCCCCGATTCGCCTGGGGGCCGGGGTCAATACTGGTTCAGCCATTGTCCGTCAGGTGGGCAACAACACCCGTCAGGAATACACCGCTCTTGGGGATACGGTCAATTTGGCCTTCCGTATCGAAAGTTCCACCCGCGCCCTCAATGCCGATTTGGCCATCAGCCAGGATAGCTATGCCTGCTTGGTCAAACAACTGGGGCAGCCTGCTTCCTGTTTCTTGCAACAGGCGGTGGAGCTGAAGGGGTATGCCGAACATCACCAGGTGTATCACTGCGATGTGGGATCTTTACAGGCTTTGCTGGGTGCGTAG
- the adhE gene encoding bifunctional acetaldehyde-CoA/alcohol dehydrogenase, translated as MPVSNLADLEELIQQVKAAQAQYATFTQEQVDQIFRKAALAANNERIPLAKLAVQETGMGIVEDKVIKNHFASEYIYNKYKHEKTCGVIERDESFGYEKIAEPVGLLAGIVPVTNPTSTTIFKALIALKTRNAIIFSPHPRAKGCTIAAAKIVKEAAEAAGAPVGLIGWIDEPTVELSQALMQHPEVKLILATGGPGMVKAAYSSGHPSLGVGAGNTPAVIDASADIPMAVSSILLSKTFDNGMICASEQSVVVVDAIYEQVKAEFQNRGAYLLDAEQTAAVRQIILKDGRLNPAIVGQPVEAIAALAGIRVPEEAKVLIGEVDSVGVEEPFSYEKLAPVLALYRAQDFHAAVEIASQLVNFGGKGHTSVLYTDPANRDDIAYFENALQTARVLINTPSSQGAIGDLYNFKLDPSLTLGCGTWGGNSVSENVGPHHLLNLKTVTQRRENMLWFRIPPKIYFKPGCLPVALRELEGKKRAFLVTDKPLFDLGMLQPITQVLDEIKVNWDVYHDVEPDPTLSNVNRGLEQLRNFQPDVIIAVGGGSPMDAAKVMWLMYEQPQVEFEGLAMRFMDIRKRVYELPALGQKAQLICIPTTSGTGSEVTPFAVVTDDRVGIKYPLADYALTPNMAIVDPDLTLNMPRRLTAYGGIDALTHALESYVSVMASDFTDGLALQAIKLLLTYLPRAYQKGAEDPEAREKVHYAATIAGMAFANAFLGVCHSLAHKLGSTFHVPHGLANALMISHVIRYNATDAPFKQAIFPQYRYPNAKHRYAEIADHLQLGGANDDEKVMRLIDAIEDLKQKVGIPMTIRETLSESEQEFYDHLETMAEQAFDDQCTGANPRYPLIRDMKELYVLAYRGFKVDATLYHQEDPVLA; from the coding sequence ATGCCTGTATCCAACCTCGCAGACCTAGAAGAATTGATCCAACAGGTAAAAGCCGCCCAAGCCCAATACGCCACCTTCACCCAAGAACAAGTGGATCAAATCTTCCGCAAGGCAGCCTTGGCGGCCAATAATGAACGGATCCCGTTGGCTAAGCTAGCCGTGCAGGAAACCGGCATGGGCATTGTGGAAGACAAGGTGATCAAAAATCACTTTGCTTCGGAATATATCTACAACAAATACAAACATGAAAAAACCTGTGGTGTGATTGAGCGAGATGAAAGCTTTGGTTACGAAAAAATTGCTGAACCAGTTGGGCTTCTGGCCGGTATTGTGCCCGTGACCAACCCCACCTCCACCACAATTTTCAAAGCACTGATTGCTCTCAAAACCCGTAACGCCATTATCTTTTCGCCTCACCCCAGAGCCAAAGGCTGTACCATTGCTGCGGCCAAGATCGTTAAGGAGGCTGCTGAGGCTGCGGGTGCTCCCGTAGGCTTGATTGGCTGGATTGATGAACCCACGGTCGAACTGTCCCAGGCTTTGATGCAGCACCCTGAGGTGAAATTGATCCTGGCTACCGGTGGCCCCGGCATGGTCAAAGCCGCCTACTCCTCTGGGCATCCTTCGTTAGGGGTGGGGGCGGGCAATACCCCGGCGGTGATCGATGCCAGTGCGGATATTCCAATGGCAGTCAGCTCGATTTTGTTGAGCAAAACCTTCGACAACGGCATGATCTGTGCCTCTGAGCAATCGGTAGTGGTGGTGGATGCCATTTATGAACAGGTGAAAGCTGAGTTTCAGAATCGGGGAGCGTACCTTTTGGATGCCGAACAAACGGCAGCAGTCCGACAAATTATCCTCAAAGATGGCCGCTTGAACCCAGCGATAGTGGGTCAACCGGTTGAGGCGATCGCAGCCTTGGCTGGGATCCGGGTGCCTGAAGAAGCCAAAGTGTTGATTGGGGAAGTGGATAGCGTTGGCGTTGAGGAACCCTTCTCCTACGAAAAATTAGCCCCGGTCTTGGCCCTCTATCGCGCCCAAGATTTTCATGCTGCTGTCGAGATTGCTTCGCAACTGGTCAATTTTGGCGGTAAAGGCCATACTTCAGTCCTCTACACGGATCCCGCCAATCGGGACGATATCGCCTACTTTGAAAATGCCCTGCAAACTGCGCGAGTCCTGATCAATACACCCTCCTCTCAAGGGGCGATTGGGGATCTCTACAACTTCAAGTTGGATCCCTCCCTCACCCTCGGCTGCGGTACCTGGGGAGGCAACTCGGTTTCCGAAAATGTCGGGCCGCACCATCTGCTCAATCTCAAAACCGTCACCCAACGCCGAGAAAACATGCTCTGGTTCCGGATCCCACCGAAGATCTATTTCAAGCCGGGTTGTTTGCCGGTGGCCTTGCGGGAGTTGGAAGGGAAAAAACGGGCCTTTTTAGTCACCGATAAACCCCTCTTTGACTTGGGTATGTTGCAGCCCATCACCCAGGTGTTGGATGAGATCAAGGTGAACTGGGATGTTTACCACGATGTGGAGCCGGATCCCACCCTCAGCAACGTCAATCGCGGCCTGGAGCAACTGCGTAACTTCCAGCCGGATGTGATCATTGCCGTTGGCGGGGGATCCCCGATGGATGCGGCCAAGGTGATGTGGCTGATGTACGAGCAGCCCCAGGTGGAGTTTGAGGGGCTGGCGATGCGCTTCATGGATATCCGCAAGCGCGTCTATGAGTTGCCAGCGTTGGGCCAAAAAGCTCAGTTGATCTGTATTCCCACGACTTCTGGCACGGGATCGGAAGTCACCCCCTTTGCAGTGGTCACCGACGACCGGGTGGGGATCAAGTATCCCCTAGCAGACTACGCCCTCACCCCCAATATGGCCATTGTGGATCCCGACTTGACCTTGAACATGCCCCGACGACTGACCGCCTATGGTGGCATCGATGCCCTCACCCATGCCCTGGAGAGCTACGTGTCGGTCATGGCCAGCGACTTTACCGATGGACTGGCGCTGCAGGCGATCAAGCTGCTGCTCACCTATCTGCCGCGAGCCTACCAAAAAGGAGCGGAGGATCCCGAAGCCCGTGAGAAGGTTCACTACGCCGCCACCATCGCCGGGATGGCCTTTGCCAACGCCTTTTTGGGGGTGTGTCACTCGCTGGCCCACAAACTGGGATCCACCTTCCATGTACCCCATGGGTTAGCCAATGCCTTGATGATCAGCCATGTGATCCGCTATAACGCCACGGATGCCCCCTTCAAACAGGCCATCTTCCCGCAATACCGTTATCCCAACGCCAAGCACCGCTATGCCGAGATTGCCGATCACCTGCAACTGGGCGGAGCCAACGACGATGAAAAGGTGATGCGGCTCATCGATGCCATTGAGGATCTGAAGCAAAAAGTCGGGATCCCGATGACCATTCGGGAAACCCTCAGCGAAAGTGAGCAGGAGTTTTACGATCACCTGGAAACCATGGCGGAGCAAGCCTTTGACGACCAATGCACCGGAGCCAACCCCCGCTACCCCCTGATTCGGGATATGAAGGAGTTGTACGTTCTGGCCTATCGCGGCTTTAAGGTGGATGCCACCCTCTACCACCAAGAGGATCCTGTGTTGGCTTGA
- the pflB gene encoding formate C-acetyltransferase, protein MVVDVLSRPQEHEIASQVAPQPFVAGSWQTTIDVRDFIQRNVTPYTGDESFLVGATERTEQLWAKVKDLMAQERERGILDVDTAVPSTITSHAPGYIDPDLEQIVGLQTDKPLKRAIMPFGGIRVVQGSLEDYGYKLDPLTEEIFTKYRKTHNDGVFDAYTEEMRRCRRSGIITGLPDAYGRGRIIGDYRRVPLYGVDRLIADKQAQKESLDLDVMDEATIRLREEISEQIKALQELKELGSRYGFDLSRPATNAREAIQWLYLAYLAAVKEQNGAAMSLGRVSTFLDIYIQRDLQAGILTETEAQELIDHFVMKLRMVRFLRTQEYNELFSGDPTWVTECIGGMGIDGRPLVTQTSFRVLHTLTTLGPAPEPNLTVLWSERLPEPFKRYCAKVSIQTSSIQYENDDLMRPYWGDDYGIACCVSAMRIGKQMQFFGARVNLAKCLLYAINGGKDEKTGVQVAPAYAPITGDVLDYEEVWPRMQQMMAWLAKTYVNTMNIIHYMHDKYCYERIEMALHDRDVLRTMAFGIAGLSVVADSLSAIKHARVRVIRDERGLAVDYVIDGDFPKYGNNDDRADQLAVQLVQTFMAELRKHKTYRDAVPTQSILTITSNVVYGKKTGNTPDGRRAGDPFAPGANPMHGRDTKGAVASLASVAKLPYADAQDGISNTFSIVPGALGRTESERVENLVGLLDGYVQDGGFHLNVNVFSRETLLDAMDHPELYPQLTIRVSGYAVNFIKLTREQQLDVINRTFHHHC, encoded by the coding sequence ATGGTTGTCGATGTATTATCACGGCCTCAAGAACACGAAATCGCCAGTCAGGTTGCTCCACAGCCTTTTGTAGCCGGATCCTGGCAAACCACCATCGATGTCAGAGACTTCATTCAGCGCAATGTCACCCCCTACACAGGCGATGAGTCTTTTCTGGTGGGGGCCACCGAGCGCACAGAGCAACTGTGGGCCAAGGTTAAAGACCTGATGGCGCAGGAACGGGAACGGGGGATCCTGGATGTGGATACGGCTGTACCCTCCACCATCACCAGCCATGCCCCTGGTTACATTGACCCAGATCTAGAGCAAATTGTTGGGCTTCAAACCGACAAGCCCCTGAAACGGGCCATCATGCCCTTCGGCGGCATTCGCGTGGTACAGGGATCCCTGGAGGACTACGGCTACAAACTGGATCCCCTAACGGAGGAGATTTTCACAAAATATCGCAAAACCCACAACGACGGGGTTTTTGATGCCTATACCGAAGAGATGCGCCGCTGCCGCCGCTCCGGGATCATCACAGGACTGCCAGATGCCTATGGTCGGGGTCGAATCATTGGGGATTACCGGCGGGTGCCTCTCTACGGGGTGGATCGGCTGATTGCCGACAAACAGGCGCAAAAAGAGAGCCTTGATCTAGATGTCATGGACGAGGCCACCATCCGTCTGCGGGAAGAGATCTCCGAGCAGATCAAGGCGCTGCAGGAGCTTAAGGAATTGGGCTCCCGCTATGGGTTTGATCTGTCTCGTCCGGCAACCAACGCCCGCGAAGCCATCCAGTGGCTGTATTTGGCCTACCTGGCGGCGGTGAAGGAGCAAAACGGGGCGGCCATGTCCCTGGGACGGGTTTCCACCTTTTTGGATATCTACATCCAGCGGGATCTGCAAGCCGGGATCCTCACCGAAACCGAAGCCCAGGAACTGATCGACCACTTTGTGATGAAGCTGCGCATGGTGCGGTTTTTGCGTACCCAGGAGTACAACGAGCTGTTCAGTGGGGATCCCACCTGGGTGACGGAGTGCATCGGTGGCATGGGCATCGACGGGCGCCCCCTGGTGACCCAAACCAGCTTCCGGGTTCTGCATACCCTCACCACCCTCGGCCCTGCTCCTGAACCCAACCTAACGGTGCTCTGGTCGGAGCGACTGCCGGAGCCCTTCAAACGCTACTGCGCCAAAGTCTCCATTCAAACCAGCTCCATCCAGTACGAAAATGACGACTTGATGCGGCCCTACTGGGGGGATGACTACGGCATCGCCTGCTGTGTCTCCGCCATGCGCATTGGCAAGCAGATGCAGTTTTTCGGGGCACGGGTGAACCTGGCCAAATGCCTGCTCTACGCCATCAACGGCGGCAAGGATGAAAAAACAGGGGTACAGGTGGCTCCGGCCTATGCCCCCATTACTGGTGATGTGCTGGACTACGAGGAAGTTTGGCCCCGCATGCAACAGATGATGGCTTGGTTGGCGAAAACCTACGTCAACACCATGAACATCATTCACTACATGCACGACAAATACTGCTACGAGCGCATCGAGATGGCCCTACACGACCGGGATGTCCTGCGGACGATGGCCTTTGGGATTGCCGGTTTGTCGGTGGTGGCGGATTCTCTCTCGGCTATCAAACACGCACGGGTGCGGGTGATCCGGGATGAGCGGGGTCTGGCCGTCGATTACGTCATTGATGGGGACTTTCCCAAATATGGCAACAACGATGACCGAGCCGATCAACTGGCGGTGCAACTGGTGCAAACCTTTATGGCGGAACTGCGCAAGCACAAAACCTATCGGGATGCCGTGCCCACCCAGTCCATCCTCACCATCACCTCCAATGTGGTGTACGGCAAAAAGACGGGTAATACCCCCGATGGCCGGCGAGCCGGGGATCCCTTTGCGCCGGGGGCTAACCCAATGCATGGGCGGGATACCAAGGGGGCAGTGGCCTCTCTGGCTTCGGTGGCCAAGTTGCCCTATGCCGATGCCCAGGATGGCATTTCCAACACCTTCTCGATTGTGCCGGGGGCCTTGGGCCGCACCGAGTCGGAGCGGGTGGAGAACCTGGTGGGGTTGCTGGATGGCTATGTGCAGGACGGAGGCTTCCATCTGAATGTGAATGTCTTTAGCCGTGAGACCCTGCTGGATGCCATGGATCACCCAGAACTCTATCCACAACTGACGATCCGAGTCTCCGGTTACGCGGTGAACTTCATCAAGCTCACCCGTGAACAGCAGCTGGATGTCATCAACCGTACGTTCCATCACCACTGTTGA
- the pflA gene encoding pyruvate formate-lyase-activating protein translates to MDTVINTLTPVTGRIHSIETCGTVDGPGIRFVIFTQGCPLRCLYCHNPDCRDPHDGKAVTVEELMSEVRKYKPYLRKGGVTITGGEPLMQPHFVAEILRRCHELGLHTALDTSGFVELEAAKSVLEHTDLVLLDIKSFLPDLYREVTHVPLEPTLIFARHLAQINKPTWIRFVLVPGLTDPEENVKGLAQFVATLSNVERVEVLPFHKMGEYKWQQLGLPYLLKDVEPPSPEQVAKVVQIFRDQGLKAS, encoded by the coding sequence ATGGACACTGTGATCAACACCCTTACTCCAGTCACGGGACGGATTCACTCCATCGAGACCTGTGGTACTGTCGATGGCCCTGGGATCCGCTTTGTGATTTTTACTCAGGGGTGCCCATTGCGCTGTCTGTATTGCCATAACCCCGATTGTCGGGATCCCCATGACGGGAAAGCAGTAACTGTCGAAGAGTTGATGTCGGAGGTACGAAAGTACAAACCCTATTTGCGCAAAGGGGGCGTCACGATCACTGGGGGGGAACCCTTGATGCAGCCCCATTTTGTTGCCGAGATCTTGCGTCGCTGCCATGAATTGGGGTTACACACAGCCTTGGATACATCCGGTTTTGTGGAGCTTGAAGCGGCAAAATCTGTGTTGGAGCATACGGATTTGGTGTTGCTGGATATCAAGTCTTTTCTGCCAGATCTGTACCGCGAAGTCACCCATGTGCCACTGGAGCCAACGTTGATATTTGCCCGCCATTTGGCCCAAATTAACAAGCCTACCTGGATCCGTTTTGTGCTTGTCCCAGGGCTGACGGATCCCGAAGAAAATGTGAAAGGATTGGCTCAGTTTGTAGCGACTTTATCCAATGTCGAGCGAGTAGAGGTGCTGCCCTTTCACAAGATGGGGGAATACAAATGGCAGCAGTTGGGTCTGCCCTATCTACTCAAGGATGTGGAGCCACCCTCGCCAGAACAAGTGGCCAAGGTGGTGCAGATATTTCGGGATCAGGGCCTCAAGGCCAGTTGA
- a CDS encoding ATP-dependent 6-phosphofructokinase translates to MPKRKRIGILTSGGDCGGLNAVTRAVVRRARDYDMEVFGIKDATVGLMARPVEAELLDVKRVSGILRYGGTILGTVNKGNPFAFPMPDGSLADRSAEVIEGYHRLGLDALIGVGGDGSLAILRKLALQGNWNFVGVPKTIDNDVGATEYSVGFNTALSVAVEALDQLTYTAISHSRVMVMEVMGRDAGHIAISAGIAGGAHVILIPEIPYTLENVCKKIIDRKERGNNFSIVVVAEAVKTESGAPITYTNSLGQCLYGGIGQYIGNEIALRTGIETRVMILGHLQRGGTPSPLDRLLGAAFGVAAVDLIARGQFDCMVAWQNRRVVAVPLAEAVAQYRGVEVDGALVATAIGLNTYVGELDPHRFPSPLP, encoded by the coding sequence ATGCCAAAGCGTAAGCGGATTGGGATCCTCACCAGCGGTGGCGACTGTGGCGGCCTGAATGCGGTGACTCGGGCGGTGGTACGCCGGGCACGCGACTATGACATGGAGGTTTTTGGCATCAAAGATGCGACAGTAGGGCTCATGGCTCGTCCAGTCGAAGCAGAACTGCTGGATGTCAAGCGGGTATCTGGCATTTTGCGCTATGGCGGCACGATTCTGGGTACTGTCAACAAAGGCAACCCTTTTGCTTTCCCCATGCCCGATGGCAGCCTGGCGGATCGCTCCGCAGAAGTGATCGAGGGCTATCACCGGCTGGGGTTGGATGCGCTGATTGGGGTGGGCGGGGATGGGAGCTTGGCCATCCTGCGCAAGTTGGCTTTGCAGGGCAATTGGAACTTTGTCGGCGTACCCAAAACCATCGACAATGATGTCGGTGCCACCGAGTATTCCGTCGGGTTTAATACGGCCCTGAGTGTTGCGGTGGAAGCCCTGGATCAACTGACCTACACCGCCATTAGCCATAGTCGGGTCATGGTCATGGAGGTGATGGGGCGAGATGCCGGTCACATTGCTATTAGTGCCGGAATTGCCGGTGGAGCCCACGTCATCTTGATCCCAGAGATTCCCTATACCTTGGAGAATGTCTGCAAAAAAATCATCGACCGTAAAGAACGGGGCAATAACTTCAGCATTGTGGTAGTGGCTGAGGCGGTTAAAACCGAATCCGGTGCACCCATCACCTACACCAACAGCCTGGGGCAGTGTCTCTATGGTGGCATTGGTCAGTATATTGGCAACGAGATTGCCCTGCGCACCGGCATTGAAACCCGAGTGATGATCCTGGGTCATTTGCAGCGGGGGGGAACCCCCTCTCCTTTGGATCGGCTGCTGGGGGCGGCCTTTGGGGTAGCGGCAGTGGATTTGATCGCCCGTGGTCAATTTGACTGTATGGTGGCTTGGCAAAATCGGCGTGTGGTGGCTGTCCCTTTGGCGGAGGCGGTGGCTCAGTATCGAGGTGTGGAGGTGGATGGCGCTTTGGTGGCGACGGCGATAGGCTTGAATACTTATGTTGGCGAGTTGGATCCCCATCGTTTTCCCAGCCCTCTACCTTAG
- a CDS encoding OsmC family protein, which translates to MDVRITYQDGVKFQAESRGHRILSDQPLDNHGQDGGMTPPEWFLASLGACVGFYAVKYLEARQLDPSGLEVVVTAEKVLNPTRLDNIRIQVKTGIPLDDRHQKGLEKAVDACIIHNTLTHNPTLITEIQVPAGV; encoded by the coding sequence ATGGATGTACGCATCACCTATCAAGATGGGGTCAAATTTCAAGCCGAAAGTCGCGGGCATCGCATCTTGAGCGATCAACCCCTGGATAACCACGGCCAAGATGGCGGCATGACCCCGCCGGAATGGTTTTTGGCTTCGTTGGGGGCCTGTGTTGGCTTTTATGCCGTGAAATATCTGGAAGCGCGACAGCTGGATCCAAGTGGGTTGGAGGTGGTGGTGACGGCAGAAAAAGTCCTCAATCCCACTCGTCTAGACAACATTCGCATTCAAGTTAAAACCGGCATCCCGTTGGATGACCGCCATCAAAAGGGCCTGGAAAAAGCCGTCGATGCCTGCATTATTCACAACACTCTCACCCACAACCCAACCTTGATCACTGAGATTCAAGTTCCTGCTGGGGTTTAG
- a CDS encoding nucleotidyltransferase family protein → MLIESLRAQKEKIEALGREHGARKIRVFGSVARREEHSDSDVDFLVDFPPGYDLFAQRLSLNECLTQLLGRPVQIVPEHELNRHIRESVLKEAVDL, encoded by the coding sequence ATGCTGATCGAATCTCTGCGAGCACAAAAGGAAAAGATCGAAGCCCTTGGTCGGGAACATGGAGCACGTAAAATTCGAGTTTTTGGTTCAGTTGCTAGGAGGGAAGAGCATTCTGATAGTGATGTTGACTTTCTGGTAGATTTTCCGCCTGGCTACGATCTATTTGCCCAGCGTTTATCTCTCAACGAGTGCCTGACACAACTGTTGGGCCGTCCTGTTCAAATTGTCCCAGAACACGAACTGAATCGACATATTCGAGAGAGTGTATTGAAAGAGGCTGTTGATTTGTGA